A part of Phlebotomus papatasi isolate M1 chromosome 5, Ppap_2.1, whole genome shotgun sequence genomic DNA contains:
- the LOC129808765 gene encoding NAD-dependent histone deacetylase sirtuin-1, with the protein MEHPTDISDGTQCERENSEERLKLNDDSKRLSSGVDSSSSSTDSSSDSDTDTSESDSQLSSMSDILQMALDPTSATWIQSQLLSGISPRVILDALMAGGNGTSLPEGLLWYIISFLAQATAKRHKLPHINTVDDTVRLLKHSQRILVLTGAGVSVSCGIPDFRSRDGIYRRLAVDFPDLAEPQAMFDISYFSRDPRPFYRFARDIYPGQFRPSPCHRFIRRLEECGRLLRNYTQNIDTLERLAGIERVIECHGSFGTASCTRCGNRVDASAIADDIRAQRIPMCAICQPDRESMSAAMAELPEGLVQAGIMKPDIVFFGEGLPTAFHDAIMADRDACDLLIVIGSSLKVRPVALIPSSVPSRVPQILINREPLPHMRFDVELLGDSDVIIDHLCNELGGEWRDICWREQKLSEITGTYTCNTPKFSPSGDTLDGPPDGKATLAAPSCLRDDSGIGESSNSMEDSGVFCRVGSSTYLFPGAEYQRPQVATKRTNDECHEENDLEAPKKQRL; encoded by the exons ATGGAACATCCAACAGATATTTCGG ATGGCACGCAATGTGAACGGGAAAATAGCGAAGAACGCTTAAAGTTGAATGATGACAGCAAAAGACTGTCATCGGGTGTTGATTCAAGCAGTAGCAGTACTGATAGCAGCAGTGATTCTGATACTGACACTAGCGAAAGTGATTCACAATTGTCATCAATGTCAGATATCCTGCAAATGGCACTTGATCCTACCTCAGCCACATGGATACAATCCCAATTGCTATCCGGTATCAGTCCACGTGTCATTTTGGACGCTCTAATGGCTGGGGGCAATGGTACGAGTCTGCCCGAAGGACTTTTATGGTATATCATCTCATTTTTGGCACAGGCAACGGCAAAACGTCACAAATTGCCCCATATTAATACGGTGGACGATACTGTGAGATTACTGAAGCATTCACAGAGAATTTTGGTGTTGACAGGAGCTGGAGTTAGTGTATCATGTGGTATTCCGGATTTTCGATCACGTGACGGTATTTATAGGCGATTGGCAGTGGATTTTCCTGATTTGGCAGAGCCACAGGCAATGTTCGATATTAGTTACTTCAGTCGTGATCCACGGCCATTTTATCGTTTTGCCCGTGATATCTATCCGGGACAATTTAGACCGAGTCCATGTCATCGATTTATCCGGCGACTGGAGGAATGTGGACGATTGCTGAGGAATTATACACAGAATATTGATACATTGGAGCGATTAGCAGGTATTGAGAGGGTTATTGAGTGTCATGGTAGCTTTGGGACAGCATCGTGTACACGATGTGGCAATCGGGTTGATGCAAGTGCGATTGCTGATGATATAAGGGCACAACGGATACCAATGTGTGCCATTTGTCAGCCAGACCGGGAATCAATGTCAGCTGCAATGGCTGAATTGCCCGAAGGACTCGTTCAGGCTGGCATCATGAAGCCTGATATTGTTTTTTTCGGAGAAGGACTACCCACCGCCTTTCACGATGCCATCATGGCTGACCGTGATGCCTGCGATCTACTCATAGTCATAGGATCAAGTCTCAAG GTACGTCCTGTGGCACTAATTCCCAGCTCAGTaccatccagagtgccccaaatCCTGATAAATCGCGAACCATTGCCCCATATGCGATTTGATGTTGAACTTTTGGGTGATTCTGATGTAATAATTGATCATTTGTGTAATGAATTGGGTGGTGAATGGCGTGACATCTGTTGGCGAGAGCAGAAACTTAGTGAAATAACTGGTACATATACATGTAACACACCAAAATTCTCACCTAGCGGAGACACATTGGATGGACCACCAGATGGTAAGGCAACACTAGCAGCGCCATCGTGTTTGCGTGATGATTCAGGAATTGGAGAGAGTAGCAATTCAATGGAGGATTCTGGTGTATTCTGTCGTGTTGGTAGTTCGACATATTTATTTCCAGGAGCTGAATATCAACGGCCCCAGGTAGCAACAAAACGTACCAATGATGAATGTCACGAGGAAAATGATTTAGAGGCACCCAAGAAGCAGAGACTGTGa
- the LOC129808770 gene encoding uncharacterized protein LOC129808770 gives MPKGTKEKTYKDKPYSKEGLRNALQCVRDGSTIAYASKTFNVPRTTLHNKLTGKYPEECPNGRPTILSKEQEEELVKWILGCADGWHPIGKEQVLDSVKLICEVYKIPNHFTAGRPGDVWFRNFLKRHPELSMRKPKSFSLERATVTAEDLTEWFQNCLKYFTEHNLLSISPDRVFNCNESAFFLTPEDGNVLSRRGSRVVPSLKNSGPKQCITVLLRVSATGELAPPMAVHKTDITPKIAIHNAEGWKMGTSPQSGWIDGPLFYAGLYFPKIVFQHSEESIINNQHDQATDNNPSNDPVIPGNQLSATSETQPIFDTLKQCYFWPGEIPKRRQKKRVKASNVKHQYIVSSEEIIAEQEEKLRQDLQKKKEIAERKLTRERNKNIRAEEKEIKLKEKNMVKEKAQMPIEAEKKKRGRKSAKKTEEKSKN, from the coding sequence atgccaaagggaacaaaagaaaagacctataaggacaagccctactctaaggaaggtcttaggaatgccttgcagtgtgtacgagatggttctaccatagcatatgcatccaaaacatttaatgtcccaagaacaacactgcacaacaaattgaccggcaaatacccagaggagtgccccaatggcaggccaacaattctttcaaaagaacaagaagaagagcttgtcaaatggatcctgggatgtgcggatggctggcatcccatcgggaaggaacaagttctggacagcgttaaactcatctgtgaggtctacaaaattccaaaccattttacagctggaagacccggagacgtttggttcaggaattttcttaagcgtcatccagagctcagcatgcgcaagccaaaatccttctcattggaaagagctactgttactgctgaagacctcacggaatggtttcagaattgtcttaaatatttcacagaacacaaccttctgagcatttcaccagaccgtgtttttaattgcaacgaaagtgccttctttttgacaccggaagatggaaatgtcttgtccaggagaggttcacgtgtagttccatctcttaaaaattcaggaccgaagcaatgtatcacagtactcctcagggtgtcagctactggcgaacttgctcctccaatggctgttcataaaactgacattactccaaaaattgccattcacaacgcagaaggatggaaaatgggaacgtcaccacagagtggctggatagatgggccacttttctatgctggtctttatttcccgaaaattgttttccaacattcagaggagtccattatcaataaccagcacgatcaggccaccgacaataatccttcaaatgatccagtcatccctggaaaccaactctctgcaacttctgagactcaaccgatcttcgacacactaaaacaatgctatttctggccaggagaaattccaaaacgtcgtcagaagaagagggtcaaagccagcaatgtcaaacaccagtatattgtatcttccgaggaaattatcgcggaacaggaggaaaaattgaggcaggatttacaaaaaaagaaagaaattgctgaacggaagttgaccagagagaggaacaaaaatataagggcagaagaaaaggagataaaactaaaggagaaaaacatggtaaaggaaaaggctcaaatgccaattgaagctgaaaagaaaaaacgtggaaggaagtcagccaagaaaaccgaggaaaaatcaaagaattga